The following are encoded together in the Acidimicrobiales bacterium genome:
- a CDS encoding amidohydrolase/deacetylase family metallohydrolase, whose protein sequence is MANDYDLVLVGGRVRDPASGLDAEADVAVAAGRIVAIDTGLSAGARSVLDCRGCYVSPGLVDSHTHIFWPVSKVGAPADEAHLRRGVVAAADAGTAGASTFAAFRRFVVEPTRLRICSFLNVSVLGLIDFRFGELLNPATLVADDAVETAAANRDVVRGLKIRMSTDVVGTRAPEALALLEQAVAVGERAGVPLLVHIGETAPSLDEILARLRPGDVVAHCYTGKEENILDEDGKVRPSVLEARERGVRFECAHGKSNFSYLVAGPAIEQGFLPDVVCSDTSYRNWNGPVFDLLTTMSKLVALGMDLDDVLERATAAPARLLGLWDEGYGRLEVGGPAHLSVFERLEAADELFDAAGNTRPVHRLEPRWTVVGGEAVEPLPWRGAVASAS, encoded by the coding sequence ATGGCAAACGACTACGACCTCGTCCTCGTCGGGGGCCGGGTTCGGGACCCCGCGTCGGGGCTCGACGCGGAGGCGGACGTCGCGGTCGCCGCGGGGCGGATCGTCGCCATCGACACGGGTCTGTCCGCCGGCGCCCGGTCGGTCCTCGACTGCCGCGGGTGCTACGTCTCGCCCGGCCTCGTCGACAGCCACACCCACATCTTCTGGCCCGTCTCGAAGGTGGGCGCGCCGGCGGACGAGGCCCACCTGCGCCGTGGCGTCGTGGCGGCGGCGGACGCGGGGACGGCCGGCGCCTCGACCTTCGCCGCCTTCCGGCGCTTCGTCGTCGAGCCGACCCGCCTGCGGATCTGCAGCTTCCTCAACGTCTCGGTGCTCGGGCTCATCGACTTCCGCTTCGGCGAGCTCCTCAACCCGGCGACGCTCGTGGCCGACGACGCCGTCGAGACCGCGGCGGCGAACCGCGACGTCGTCCGGGGGCTCAAGATCCGGATGTCGACCGACGTGGTCGGCACCCGGGCGCCGGAGGCGCTGGCCCTGCTCGAGCAGGCGGTGGCGGTCGGCGAGCGCGCCGGGGTGCCGCTGCTCGTCCACATCGGCGAGACGGCGCCGAGCCTCGACGAGATCCTCGCCCGGCTCCGTCCCGGCGACGTCGTCGCCCACTGCTACACCGGCAAGGAGGAGAACATCCTCGACGAGGACGGCAAGGTGCGGCCCTCGGTGCTCGAGGCCCGCGAGCGCGGCGTGCGCTTCGAGTGCGCCCACGGCAAGAGCAACTTCAGCTACCTCGTGGCGGGGCCCGCGATCGAGCAGGGCTTCCTCCCCGATGTCGTCTGCTCGGACACGAGCTACCGCAACTGGAACGGCCCGGTCTTCGACCTGCTCACCACGATGTCGAAGCTCGTGGCGCTCGGCATGGACCTCGACGACGTCCTCGAGCGGGCGACGGCGGCGCCCGCCCGGCTCCTCGGCCTGTGGGACGAGGGCTACGGGCGGCTCGAGGTCGGCGGGCCCGCGCACCTCAGCGTCTTCGAGCGCCTCGAGGCCGCGGACGAGCTCTTCGACGCCGCGGGCAACACGCGGCCGGTGCATCGCCTCGAGCCGCGCTGGACGGTCGTCGGCGGCGAGGCCGTCGAGCCGCTGCCCTGGCGCGGTGCGGTCGCCTCGGCGAGCTGA
- a CDS encoding cupin domain-containing protein, with protein sequence MTTSARRAVVATWDSIPFEQVRRGVTRRAFGTEDVILVLNEIAPEMDPAPHTHEGFDQIALILSGRARYHIAGVGHEVGPGSLLLIPAGEEHYIEPAGAEPVQNLDVFAPARSDYRHLLAWMAGASAPASPGGGG encoded by the coding sequence ATGACCACGAGCGCGAGGCGGGCAGTCGTCGCCACCTGGGACAGCATCCCGTTCGAGCAGGTACGGCGGGGCGTGACGCGCCGCGCCTTCGGGACCGAGGACGTCATCCTCGTGCTGAACGAGATCGCGCCGGAGATGGATCCGGCGCCGCACACCCACGAGGGCTTCGACCAGATCGCCCTCATCCTCTCGGGGCGGGCCCGCTACCACATCGCCGGGGTCGGCCACGAGGTCGGGCCAGGCTCGCTCCTGCTCATCCCAGCGGGCGAGGAGCACTACATCGAGCCGGCGGGCGCGGAGCCGGTGCAGAACCTCGACGTCTTCGCGCCCGCCCGGAGCGACTACCGCCACCTGCTCGCCTGGATGGCGGGCGCGAGCGCCCCGGCGAGCCCGGGCGGGGGGGGCTGA
- a CDS encoding fumarylacetoacetate hydrolase family protein — MAYLALAGGIGRVEEDGTVALLALDAPSLAAHLAAGGTLADLARAPARERVASEQVARASLVGSSATVWGIGLNYHSKQRATGRKLPEHPVLFAKAPSALAQPGEPVVVPQAAPSCVDYEGEIAVVVGAPLFEADARAAEAAVAAVAAANDVTARDVMRHTGSPTLAKSFPSFGQLASEFFEPSELGGLGAVTVETHVNGELRQRDRADGMILPVGELLALLSRYVVLRPGDVVLTGTPAGTGEDLGAYLVPGDVVEVSIGGREPLRSEVAELARVGCSGG; from the coding sequence GTGGCCTACCTCGCGCTCGCCGGGGGGATCGGTCGGGTCGAGGAGGACGGGACGGTCGCGCTCCTCGCCCTCGACGCGCCGAGCCTCGCCGCGCACCTTGCGGCCGGCGGGACGCTCGCCGACCTCGCCCGCGCGCCCGCACGCGAGCGCGTGGCCTCCGAGCAGGTCGCGCGCGCGAGCCTCGTCGGTTCCTCGGCGACCGTGTGGGGGATCGGGCTCAACTACCACTCGAAGCAGCGCGCCACCGGACGCAAGCTCCCCGAGCACCCGGTGCTGTTCGCCAAGGCGCCCTCGGCGCTCGCGCAGCCCGGCGAGCCGGTCGTCGTGCCGCAGGCCGCCCCGAGCTGCGTGGACTACGAGGGCGAGATCGCCGTCGTGGTCGGGGCGCCGCTGTTCGAGGCCGACGCGCGCGCCGCCGAAGCGGCGGTCGCGGCGGTCGCGGCCGCGAACGACGTCACGGCGCGCGACGTGATGCGCCACACCGGCAGCCCGACGCTGGCGAAGAGCTTTCCGAGCTTCGGCCAGCTGGCGAGCGAGTTCTTCGAGCCGAGCGAGCTCGGCGGCCTCGGCGCCGTGACCGTCGAGACCCACGTCAACGGCGAGCTGCGCCAGCGCGACCGGGCCGACGGGATGATCCTGCCCGTCGGCGAGCTGCTGGCGCTCCTCTCGCGCTACGTCGTGCTGCGGCCCGGGGACGTCGTCCTGACGGGCACCCCGGCGGGCACCGGCGAGGACCTCGGCGCCTACCTCGTCCCGGGCGACGTCGTCGAGGTGTCGATCGGTGGGCGCGAGCCGCTGCGCAGCGAGGTCGCCGAGCTGGCACGGGTCGGCTGCTCGGGCGGGTGA